The genomic segment AAAACATAGAGCCCTACGACGAGGCCTCGCCCGAATACCAGCGGTACATAGTATCCGAGCCGTGGGTCCAGATAACCGACGCTATCCGCGCCCAGGCGCGCGAAATAGTCGGCGACGAGGTCAACCCGTACCGCAAGGCCCACAAGATATTCGACTGGGTCGTCTACAATATCCGCTACGAGTTCCCGGATTTAGAGAGCCGGGGCGCGGCCAAAGCCTTCGCGAGACGGAGCGGCGACTGCGGCGAGTTCAGCGTCGTCTTCTGCGCGCTGTGCCGCGCGGAGGGAATTCCGGCGCGGACCGTCACCGCCATGTGGCCCTTCGGCGGCGGCCACCAGTGGGCGGAGGTGCTGCTGCCGCCCTACGGCTGGGTGCCGGCCGACACGTCGGTGGCGGCGATGTACATCCCCGGCGGCTCCGTCCCGGCGACCGAGGATAGCCTTCGTCGCTTTATGGAAATAACGGGAATCCTCGAGGAAGACCCGGAGTGGCTGTTCGGCAACCTGTACCCCAACCGCCTCATCGTATCGGTGGGCAACAATCTCGAATTCAAAGACCCGGACCTGGGCGTCGGCAAAATCTTCCGCTTTATGCAGCCGGGCGGCTTCGCGGACGCGTATCCCCCCGCGGGAGAACGCCTCGAGCTGTCGGACAAAACGGTCGGCGCCGGCGTATACGTCTTCGGCGAGCAACGGGACGACGAGGTCTTAGCCCGCGAGATGGCGTCGAGCGCGCTGGCTACGGCCTACCTCGAAGTGGGCGAGTACGAAAAGGCCGAAGAGCTTTGCCTCGTCGCGGTCGAGCAGGCGCCCGCCGCCGAGGACCCCTGGCTCACGTTGGGGCGGGCCCACCTGGGACAGGGCGAACTCGACGACGCTATCACCGCCCTTTATAAAGCCCTCGACGGCAAGGCGGGGTCCATCAAGCCCATAATGGACGCCCAGTGCCACCAATACCTGGGCGTATGCTACCAGGAGAAGGGCGACCTGGAGGCCGCGCGGGACGAGTACCTGTGGGTCATGGATAGCGGCATCGACTACGAGGGCTCGCTCGCCTTCGCCGAGGAGCATTTCGACGAGGTCATGTTGGCGCTCGAGTAGGCGCGGCGCGCCCGCACTCAAACAAGGAGAGCTCCTATGTGGATCGATTTCAGCCTTTGGCACCTCTTGTGGTTCGTCATCCTGGGCGGCTTCGTCGGCTGGCTGGCGGGGCTGGCGTTCCGCGGCCGCGGCTTCGGCTGCCTGGGCAACGTCGCGGTGGGCGTCATCGGCGCCGTGGTGGGCGGCCTCTTCTTCCGGCTGGTGGGCTGGCAGTTCGGCGGTTGGCTGGGCAGCCTATTCACGGCCTTCGTCGGCGCGGTGCTGTTCCTGGTAGTTATCGGTTTATTTAAGAAGCGGTGAAATAAAAACGTTTAACGGAAGGCGGCCTTGGCGGCCGCCTTTTTCGCTTGCCGCGCCGCCGCGGCTATTTTATTTTTATTATTAAATAAAACCCGCCAGGAGAGGAGCTCGTTATGGCACCCACCCACGGCTCGGCCGCGCTCGAGGCCCTCGCCGGCCTCCTCGTCGCCGCAGCGTTCATCCTATTCGCGTACGCGTGTATTAGAAGGGTATTAATGCTCACGGCCGGCAGGCCGGAGAACCGCTTCGACCGCCCGGGCGCGAGGTTCGTCGAATTAATAAAACTGGTCTTCGGCCAGAAGCTGGTTCTGCGCAAGCCGGCCATAGGGCTCGCCCACTTCTTCATCTTCTGGGGCTTCGTCGTCCTCGTCGTCGCCAACCTGGTCTTCATGGTGGAGAGCTTCCGGGAGGGCTTCGACGTCCCGTACGTCACCGGCGCCGCCTGGTACCACCTGGTCTTCGACGTCTTCGTCGTGCTGGTCATCCTGGCCGTCGCGGCCGCGTTCCTCCGGCGGGTGATATTCAGGCCGCCCGGGCCCACGGGCGGTTTCGGCGCCTACTTCATCCTCTTCCTCATCTTCGCGCTGATGGCGACGGACCTCGTAAACGAGGGGTACCTGCTGGCCTCGAGCGGCGCCCGCCCCTGGTACATGCCCGCCGGCTCGGCGATG from the bacterium genome contains:
- a CDS encoding GlsB/YeaQ/YmgE family stress response membrane protein, which produces MWIDFSLWHLLWFVILGGFVGWLAGLAFRGRGFGCLGNVAVGVIGAVVGGLFFRLVGWQFGGWLGSLFTAFVGAVLFLVVIGLFKKR
- a CDS encoding transglutaminase domain-containing protein — encoded protein: MRRIHSVAAFIVLTLLGAASIIQAEEAAMTLARYWYFVDNVQITGDAPEVRLWVALPVEHRGQTVVMGEIYPEPAAVVEDPFGKTRIVFWRQTDLKDGEGIYFYYDFGYAGELVSGEDIDPENIEPYDEASPEYQRYIVSEPWVQITDAIRAQAREIVGDEVNPYRKAHKIFDWVVYNIRYEFPDLESRGAAKAFARRSGDCGEFSVVFCALCRAEGIPARTVTAMWPFGGGHQWAEVLLPPYGWVPADTSVAAMYIPGGSVPATEDSLRRFMEITGILEEDPEWLFGNLYPNRLIVSVGNNLEFKDPDLGVGKIFRFMQPGGFADAYPPAGERLELSDKTVGAGVYVFGEQRDDEVLAREMASSALATAYLEVGEYEKAEELCLVAVEQAPAAEDPWLTLGRAHLGQGELDDAITALYKALDGKAGSIKPIMDAQCHQYLGVCYQEKGDLEAARDEYLWVMDSGIDYEGSLAFAEEHFDEVMLALE